Below is a genomic region from Candidatus Obscuribacterales bacterium.
CAGAACTTGCCAAACGTGTCCCTTTGTAAGTGAGCTACTTGTCGAAAGGCTGGCTAATGGACCTTTACCTTCTGCAACTGCGGCTACGACGGCAAGGGAATAACGAGCCATCCACCAAATACCTGGAACAACTAAAAATACCATTAGTATTATGGCAACCCAGCCGTAAATTAGGTTAATCAAAAAAATCGTGCCAACGGGTAATTGTATTTTGTCTACAAATTCGCTCTGAACGTCTTTGTTTCTGAGACTATTTTGAAGGATTTTGGCGGACAAGAAAATTGCCGGATAAATGGCTGCAATTGCAATAAATGAAGCGCGCGGGAAAACTGTCGCTAAGCATGTGCAACCAAGTAACCAAAATGTCATGCCTTTAGATTCGCTCAGAGAAAGCCAAACAACAGGCAGGTAATTACCAAAGTCTCGCCAGCTTGCTTTCGCTGAATCTCTCGAAATAAGCATAACTATGACAAAGACGACAAACAGAAACAAAGCTCCGACAATAATCATGCCGAAAGGACCAGAAGCTACCAATGATTGCCACAATAGATAGAAGATGGCCTTAATTCCATCGTTGGTTGCTTTGTCACCCTGCCCGATCTTGGCATATGCATGAGCGCGAGCGAGATACGTGTAGGCATCCGATGGACGCAATTCAATATCGTTGGTGTAGTCGTCAATTGCCTTCTCGTACTGTCCAAGATCACTATAAATTGCACCGCGGGCGCGAAATACATAGTCATACTCCGGATTCAATATAACGGCTTGGCTAAAGTCATCAATTGCTTTTTGATGATCTCCTTTTTGTTCATAGGCGTCTGCTCGACAGGAATAGCCATATTCATTGTTCTGATCAAGACTGATTGCTTTGTTAGCATCTTCAAACGAGTCCTGACCGGCGTGAAATTTTGCGTCCGCTCTAGATGCATAGGCATCCGCACTTTTCGGATTTAGCTCAATTGCCTTGTCCA
It encodes:
- a CDS encoding tetratricopeptide repeat protein, giving the protein MSKSACGVVRYFTIAFALLTVCQLSAVSTPFDDALKQGQDLFDQEDFKGAIVALDKAIELNPKSADAYASRADAKFHAGQDSFEDANKAISLDQNNEYGYSCRADAYEQKGDHQKAIDDFSQAVILNPEYDYVFRARGAIYSDLGQYEKAIDDYTNDIELRPSDAYTYLARAHAYAKIGQGDKATNDGIKAIFYLLWQSLVASGPFGMIIVGALFLFVVFVIVMLISRDSAKASWRDFGNYLPVVWLSLSESKGMTFWLLGCTCLATVFPRASFIAIAAIYPAIFLSAKILQNSLRNKDVQSEFVDKIQLPVGTIFLINLIYGWVAIILMVFLVVPGIWWMARYSLAVVAAVAEGKGPLASLSTSSSLTKGHVWQVLHYMHAPIFLFFFSSVFSLIVLIAVSVLSLNYNQFVPMMPRILFNLINMIIQFGTLPMLVHQYLSLNGNRLPAAENR